The Sesamum indicum cultivar Zhongzhi No. 13 linkage group LG2, S_indicum_v1.0, whole genome shotgun sequence genome contains a region encoding:
- the LOC105155723 gene encoding probable GTP-binding protein OBGM, mitochondrial isoform X2 — MLLQNSQVRNGFLHPARIQTFLTRNEKWHHCRMIDRFRLWAKGGDGGNGCSSFHRSRHDRRGRPDGGNGGRGGDVILECSTSVWDFSSVQHHVNAKRGGHGAPKNMIGSRGADKVVLVPVGTVIHLLEGELPSSVETKSSVPLDPWDIPGTLDCGSPESSQQSPAARSGKMEKTEICGEYPAPSSKETLKAPAPASQFEVSPRSSRNKSQNEPKAHCFHKAQGYSEWEDLDDQMSMSGPECEEDLEDTEQIQYNFAELTEPGQRITVAQGGDGGLGNLHTAKGSKICGDTDSNVEVSDDDDHAALNVGLPGSEAVLLLELKSIADVGLVGMPNAGKSTLLGALSRAKPVVGHYAFTTLRPNLGNLNYDDISITVADIPGLIRGAHENRGLGHAFLRHIERTKVLAYVVDLAAAIDGRKGIPPWEQLKDLMLELEFYRLGLSDRPSLVVANKIDETGAEEVYEELRQRVPGAPIFPVCAVLGEGIPELKAGLKMLVNGEESSKLKLDSLVLD, encoded by the exons ATGCTGTTACAAAATTCTCAAGTTCGCAATGGCTTTCTCCATCCTGCTCGTATACAGACATTTCTTACAAGAAACGAAAAATGGCACCATTGCAG GATGATAGATCGATTCAGGCTATGGGCTAAAGGAGGTGATGGAGGAAATGGTTGTTCCAGCTTTCATCGCAGCCGTCATGACCGCCGTGGTAGACCTGATG GTGGGAATGGTGGAAGAGGTGGTGATGTGATCCTAGAATGTTCCACATCAGTTTGGGACTTCAGCAGTGTGCAACACCATGTT AATGCAAAGAGAGGAGGGCATGGGGCTCCCAAGAACATGATAGGAAGCAGAGGAGCTGACAAG GTTGTTTTAGTACCTGTTGGTACTGTTATTCATCTTCTAGAAGGTGAACTTCCCTCTTCAGTTGAGACAAAGTCTTCTGTGCCCTTGGATCCTTGGGACATTCCTGGTACACTTGATTGTGGTTCTCCCGAATCTTCTCAACAATCTCCTGCTGCCAGAAGTGGGAAGATGGAGAAGACAGAAATTTGTGGTGAATACCCTGCTCCTTCAAGTAAAGAAACCTTAAAAGCACCAGCTCCTGCTTCACAGTTTGAAGTTTCTCCTCGATCTTCTAGAAATAAATCCCAAAATGAACCAAAAGCTCATTGCTTTCACAAGGCACAAGGCTATAGCGAGTGGGAGGATTTGGACGACCAGATGAGTATGTCTGGACCAGAGTGTGAGGAAGATTTGGAAGATACTGAGCAAATACAATACAATTTTGCTGAATTAACAGAGCCTGGCCAACGAATAACTGTTGCTCAAGGAGGTGATGGTGGCTTGGGCAACTTACATACTGCAAAAGGTTCTAAGATTTGCGGAGATACTGACTCAAATGTAGAAGTTTCTGATGATGACGATCATGCAGCACTTAATGTCGGCTTACCTGGTTCTGAGGCCGTTCTATTACTGGAACTCAAGAGTATTGCTGATGTGGGCCTTGTGGGGATGCCAAATGCTGGTAAAAGCACACTTCTTGGCGCATTATCAAGGGCTAAACCTGTAGTTGGCCATTATGCCTTCACTACTTTAAGGCCTAATCTCGGGAACTTAAATTATGACGATATTTCCATTACTGTGGCCGACATCCCAGGGCTTATAAGGGGAGCACATGAAAATCGAGGCCTAGGACATGCTTTTTTGCGTCACATTGAACGAACGAAGGTCTTGGCTTATGTTGTAGATTTAGCTGCAGCAATAGATGGTAGAAAGGGTATACCCCCTTGGGAACAACTGAAAGATTTGATGTTGGAGCTAGAGTTCTATCGCTTGGGCCTCTCTGACCGGCCATCATTAGTGGTGGCAAACAAAATTGATGAGACAGGGGCAGAAGAAGTGTATGAAGAATTAAGACAAAGGGTACCTGGTGCCCCTATTTTCCCAGTTTGTGCTGTTCTGGGAGAAGGAATACCAGAGCTAAAAGCTGGTCTCAAGATGCTTGTGAATGGAGAAGAGTcatcaaaactaaaattggatAGTCTTGTGCTTGATTAG
- the LOC105155723 gene encoding probable GTP-binding protein OBGM, mitochondrial isoform X1, with the protein MWLRSRNTVKCFDAVTKFSSSQWLSPSCSYTDISYKKRKMAPLQERRMIDRFRLWAKGGDGGNGCSSFHRSRHDRRGRPDGGNGGRGGDVILECSTSVWDFSSVQHHVNAKRGGHGAPKNMIGSRGADKVVLVPVGTVIHLLEGELPSSVETKSSVPLDPWDIPGTLDCGSPESSQQSPAARSGKMEKTEICGEYPAPSSKETLKAPAPASQFEVSPRSSRNKSQNEPKAHCFHKAQGYSEWEDLDDQMSMSGPECEEDLEDTEQIQYNFAELTEPGQRITVAQGGDGGLGNLHTAKGSKICGDTDSNVEVSDDDDHAALNVGLPGSEAVLLLELKSIADVGLVGMPNAGKSTLLGALSRAKPVVGHYAFTTLRPNLGNLNYDDISITVADIPGLIRGAHENRGLGHAFLRHIERTKVLAYVVDLAAAIDGRKGIPPWEQLKDLMLELEFYRLGLSDRPSLVVANKIDETGAEEVYEELRQRVPGAPIFPVCAVLGEGIPELKAGLKMLVNGEESSKLKLDSLVLD; encoded by the exons ATGTGGTTAAGGAGCAGAAATACTGTGAAATGCTTTGATGCTGTTACAAAATTCTCAAGTTCGCAATGGCTTTCTCCATCCTGCTCGTATACAGACATTTCTTACAAGAAACGAAAAATGGCACCATTGCAG GAGCGCAGGATGATAGATCGATTCAGGCTATGGGCTAAAGGAGGTGATGGAGGAAATGGTTGTTCCAGCTTTCATCGCAGCCGTCATGACCGCCGTGGTAGACCTGATG GTGGGAATGGTGGAAGAGGTGGTGATGTGATCCTAGAATGTTCCACATCAGTTTGGGACTTCAGCAGTGTGCAACACCATGTT AATGCAAAGAGAGGAGGGCATGGGGCTCCCAAGAACATGATAGGAAGCAGAGGAGCTGACAAG GTTGTTTTAGTACCTGTTGGTACTGTTATTCATCTTCTAGAAGGTGAACTTCCCTCTTCAGTTGAGACAAAGTCTTCTGTGCCCTTGGATCCTTGGGACATTCCTGGTACACTTGATTGTGGTTCTCCCGAATCTTCTCAACAATCTCCTGCTGCCAGAAGTGGGAAGATGGAGAAGACAGAAATTTGTGGTGAATACCCTGCTCCTTCAAGTAAAGAAACCTTAAAAGCACCAGCTCCTGCTTCACAGTTTGAAGTTTCTCCTCGATCTTCTAGAAATAAATCCCAAAATGAACCAAAAGCTCATTGCTTTCACAAGGCACAAGGCTATAGCGAGTGGGAGGATTTGGACGACCAGATGAGTATGTCTGGACCAGAGTGTGAGGAAGATTTGGAAGATACTGAGCAAATACAATACAATTTTGCTGAATTAACAGAGCCTGGCCAACGAATAACTGTTGCTCAAGGAGGTGATGGTGGCTTGGGCAACTTACATACTGCAAAAGGTTCTAAGATTTGCGGAGATACTGACTCAAATGTAGAAGTTTCTGATGATGACGATCATGCAGCACTTAATGTCGGCTTACCTGGTTCTGAGGCCGTTCTATTACTGGAACTCAAGAGTATTGCTGATGTGGGCCTTGTGGGGATGCCAAATGCTGGTAAAAGCACACTTCTTGGCGCATTATCAAGGGCTAAACCTGTAGTTGGCCATTATGCCTTCACTACTTTAAGGCCTAATCTCGGGAACTTAAATTATGACGATATTTCCATTACTGTGGCCGACATCCCAGGGCTTATAAGGGGAGCACATGAAAATCGAGGCCTAGGACATGCTTTTTTGCGTCACATTGAACGAACGAAGGTCTTGGCTTATGTTGTAGATTTAGCTGCAGCAATAGATGGTAGAAAGGGTATACCCCCTTGGGAACAACTGAAAGATTTGATGTTGGAGCTAGAGTTCTATCGCTTGGGCCTCTCTGACCGGCCATCATTAGTGGTGGCAAACAAAATTGATGAGACAGGGGCAGAAGAAGTGTATGAAGAATTAAGACAAAGGGTACCTGGTGCCCCTATTTTCCCAGTTTGTGCTGTTCTGGGAGAAGGAATACCAGAGCTAAAAGCTGGTCTCAAGATGCTTGTGAATGGAGAAGAGTcatcaaaactaaaattggatAGTCTTGTGCTTGATTAG
- the LOC105155722 gene encoding villin-4, producing MSVSARNLEPAFQGAGQKAGIEIWRIENFQPVAVPKDLHGKFFTGDSYVILKTTALKSGALRHDIHYWLGKDTSQDEAGTAAIKTVELDAVLGGRAVQYREVQGHETEKFLSYFKPCIIPQEGGVASGFKHAEAEEHQTRLYVCKGKHVIHVKEVTFARSSLNHDDVFILDTKSKIFQFNGSNSSIQERAKALEVVQYIKDTYHDGKCEIAAVEDGRLMAEAETGEFWVFFGGFAPLPKKTNTDEPMSADLISSKLFCVEKGEAVPVEADSLTRELLDTSKCYILDCGMEVFVWMGKNTSLDEKKAASRTADELLRGPDRSTSHVIRVMEGYETVMFRSKFDSWPQSTSVTGSEEGRGRVAALLKRQGVNVKGLVKTESPKGEPELHIDCTGDLQVWRVDGQEKTLLEASDQSKFYSGDCYIFQYSYSGEQKEEYLIGTWFGKQSVEEDRVAASGHASKMVEAMKFIPTQARIYQDHEPVMFFAIFQSSIVFKGGLSKGYKNYIAEKELPDDTYSEDGLALFRVQGSGPENMQSIQVEPVASSLNSSYCYILHSGSSIFTWSGNLTTSDDQELAERQLDVIKPNMQCRVHKEGSESDQFWELLGEKTEYPSQKIARVAESDPHLFSCTLSKGDLKATEVYNFSQDDLMTEDIFILDCRSDIYVWVGQQVESKNKMNALSLGEKFMERDFLHENLSPQAPLYIVMEGSEPAFFTHFFTWDPKKSAMHGNSFQRKLAILKGTPVLDKPRRRIPVFGARSSAPEKPQRSRSVSFSPDRVRVRGRSPAFNALASTFENPNTRNLSTPPPMVRKIFPKSVVPESDNQSSRSAAIAALSAGFEKKGSPRKFIIPHSLKTSGEVSKPRSEGNSRENSVEHLKPKPETIQEDVKEDEPEDDEGLPIYPYERLTTVSDNPVEDIDVTKRETYLSSEEFKEKFGMAKSAFNKLPKWKQNKLKVTLQLF from the exons ATGTCTGTTTCAGCAAGAAATTTGGAACCAGCATTCCAAGGGGCAGGACAGAAGGC TGGCATTGAGATATGGcggattgaaaattttcagccGGTTGCAGTCCCAAAAGACTTGCATGGAAAGTTCTTCACTGGAGATTCTTATGTGATTCTTAAG ACAACTGCACTGAAGAGTGGTGCCCTCCGTCATGATATTCATTATTGGTTAGGCAAAGACACCAGTCAG GATGAAGCCGGCACGGCAGCCATCAAAACAGTTGAACTAGATGCAGTACTTGGCGGGCGTGCTGTTCAATATCGTGAAGTTCAAGGCCATGAAACTGAGaagtttctttcttattttaagcCATGTATAATACCTCAAGAAGGCGGAGTTGCCTCGGGCTTCAAACATGCTGAGGCTGAGGAGCACCAGACCCGCTTGTATGTATGTAAAGGAAAGCATGTAATTCATGTGAAGGAG GTGACATTTGCTCGATCCTCTCTAAACCATGATGACGTCTTTATTCTAGATACAAagtctaaaatttttcaattcaatgGTTCCAACTCTTCCATTCAAGAGAGGGCTAAAGCTTTGGAAGTTGTTCAGTACATTAAAGATACCTATCATGATGGAAAATGTGAAATAGCAGCTGTTG AGGATGGAAGATTAATGGCTGAGGCTGAGACTGGAGAATTTTGGGTTTTCTTTGGTGGCTTTGCTCCACttccaaaaaaaacaaacactgATGAACCCATGAGTGCTGATCTTATTTCGTCTAAGCTTTTCTG TGTTGAGAAGGGAGAGGCAGTACCTGTCGAGGCTGATTCTTTGACAAGGGAGTTATTAGACACAAGTAAATGTTATATTCTTGATTGCGGGATGGAAGTCTTTGTTTGGATGGGCAAAAATACTTCTCTTGACGAAAAGAAAGCTGCAAGCCGCACAGCTGAT GAGCTACTTCGTGGCCCTGATAGATCTACATCTCATGTAATCCGTGTGATGGAGGGTTATGAGACAGTGATGTTCCGCTCGAAGTTTGATTCCTGGCCCCAATCAACCAGTGTGACTGGGTCTGAGGAGGGTAGAGGGAGGGTTGCAG CACTTCTAAAGCGCCAAGGAGTTAATGTGAAGGGTCTTGTGAAAACAGAATCTCCCAAAGGAGAACCTGAACTCCATATAGACTGCACAGGCGATTTACAG GTTTGGCGTGTGGATGGTCAAGAGAAGACTCTTCTTGAAGCTTCTGATCAGTCAAAGTTTTACAGTGGGGATTGCTATATCTTTCAATATTCTTATTCTGGggaacaaaaagaagaatatctCATAGGGACATGGTTTGGAAAGCAAAGCGTCGAG GAAGACAGAGTAGCAGCAAGTGGACACGCTAGCAAGATGGTCGAGGCAATGAAGTTCATACCCACTCAG GCTCGCATTTACCAAGACCATGAACCAGTCATGTTCTTCGCCATTTTCCAGAGCTCCATTGTCTTTAAG GGCGGCCTGAGTAAGGGATACAAGAATTACATAGCCGAGAAAGAACTTCCAGATGATACATATTCGGAGGATGGACTTGCATTATTTCGAGTTCAAGGGAGTGGACCCGAGAATATGCAATCAATTCAAGTTGAACCT GTGGCATCATCATTGAATTCTTCCTACTGTTACATTCTACACAGTGGATCCTCTATATTTACCTGGTCTGGAAATCTGACAACATCTGACGACCAGGAGCTTGCTGAGAGGCAGCTGGATGTTATAAAG CCGAACATGCAGTGTAGAGTTCACAAAGAAGGTTCAGAATCCGATCAATTTTGGGAGTTATTGGGTGAAAAAACTGAATACCCAAGCCAGAAAATTGCAAGAGTAGCTGAAAGTGATCCTCATCTGTTTTCATGCACTTTATCCAAGG GAGATCTGAAG GCAACAGAGGTATACAATTTCAGCCAGGATGATCTAATGACTGAAGATATCTTCATTCTTGATTGTCGCTCAGATATTTATGTCTGGGTTGGGCAACAGGTTGAATCCAAGAATAAGATGAATGCTTTAAGTTTGGGGGAG AAATTTATGGAGCGTGATTTTCTTCATGAGAATTTATCTCCTCAAGCTCCATTATATATCGTTATGGAAGGAAGCGAGCCAGCATTTTTCACTCATTTTTTCACTTGGGACCCCAAAAAATCTGCT ATGCACGGTAACTCTTTCCAAAGAAAACTTGCTATTCTAAAAGGAACTCCAGTGTTGGAT AAACCAAGAAGGAGAATACCTGTATTTGGTGCAAGGTCGTCCGCACCAGAAAAACCACAGCGTTCCAGAAGCGTGTCTTTTAGCCCAGACAGAGTTCGTGTAAGAGGCAGGTCACCTGCGTTCAATGCTCTAGCATCCACTTTTGAGAATCCCAACACAAGAAATTTGTCGACTCCTCCTCCAATGGTGAGAAAGATTTTCCCAAAATCAGTTGTCCCGGAATCAGATAACCAGTCTTCAAGATCAGCAGCTATAGCAGCATTAAGTGCaggttttgaaaaaaaagggTCTCCTCGGAAATTCATTATTCCTCATTCTCTTAAAA CGAGCGGCGAGGTATCCAAACCAAGATCCGAAGGGAATTCCAGGGAAAACTCAGTGGAACACTTGAAACCCAAGCCAGAAACCATACAAGAAGATGTAAAGGAGGATGAACCTGAGGACGACGAAGGGCTTCCAATATACCCATATGAGCGTCTTACAACGGTATCGGATAATCCAGTTGAAGATATTGATGTGACTAAGAGAGAG ACTTACTTGTCCTCGGAAGAGTTCAAGGAGAAATTCGGGATGGCTAAAAGTGCCTTCAACAAGCTGCCTAAATGGAAACAGAACAAGCTTAAGGTGACACTTCAATTGTTCTAG
- the LOC105155726 gene encoding F-box protein SKIP24, translating to MSVLPDELWTRIMELGIQTKTLDHKNLCCLSIACRRLHRLAADDSLWSRLLLSDFPSSARDLNFLKNNYNSTSTIRDNNFTSSSAANVNFKSLYRIRYEKDREQKRLAHRRVVLRIESEIAERLRKIQEIELQTSVEKEKMNTSVAELLNIHKVRQASVALNVWQPEIIRGRQRQMIQQSNVPVDFRISALEMEISLCKQQIAGFDKALRVEKRRLDEAKEQLASVKYHPLQDFSSTSCQPNECRNRSKKLKHTSTM from the exons ATGTCGGTGCTTCCGGACGAGCTGTGGACGAGAATAATGGAACTCGGAATTCAGACCAAAACGCTAGATCACAAGAACCTTTGCTGCCTCTCCATCGCCTGCCGCCGCCTCCACCGTCTTGCCGCCGACGATTCTCTTTGGTCGCGTCTTCTTCTGTCCGATTTTCCGTCGTCGGCAAgggatttgaattttttaaagaataattataatagcaCTAGTACCATTagagataataattttacctCGTCTTCAGCTGCAAATGTCAATTTTAAAAGCCTCTACAGAATCAG GTATGAGAAGGACAGAGAACAAAAGCGGCTAGCTCATAGGAGAGTTGTTCTACGAATTGAGAGTGAAATAGCTGAGCGTCTGAGGAAAATTCAGGAGATAGAGCTTCAGACCTCAgtggagaaagagaaaatgaataCCTCAGTTGCTGAGTTGCTGAATATTCACAAGGTCAG GCAAGCTTCTGTTGCATTGAACGTTTGGCAGCCAGAGATTATCCGGGGCAGACAAAGACAGATGATTCAGCAAAGCAATGTGCCTGTTGACTTTCGGATCAGTGCTCTTGAGATGGAGATTAGCCTTTGCAAACAACAGATTGCAGGGTTTGATAAAGCACTT CGAGTAGAAAAAAGAAGGCTTGATGAAGCTAAGGAACAGCTGGCATCGGTGAAATATCATCCGTTGCAAGATTTTAGTAGCACTAGTTGCCAGCCGAATGAGTGCAGGAATAGAAGTAAAAAGCTGAAACATACGTCAACA ATGTAA
- the LOC105155901 gene encoding F-box protein At5g07610-like: protein MNAKRPKSPRSVEIISGNDDLLLEIILLLPPKTLVRFQSVSRHWQSLIFAASFGRQHTRLHHCRRPKPQPSFLLRNVLRFFYFNPRSKHFFPFNFTSPHTRILQSSNGLLLVESRNSPYGRRDYLVCNPTTRQARKLSIDHGSEKRKKAVIFGLCLAFDPSKSPYYNVVCLKGAQSSTSNYRVEVYNSESQTWKVVGENSIAVSVKLCNGIYWNEGIYWIRPTSRSLYLDLRNGNLGNPPGIRTPWRKAGEINKNYIMESNGHFHCLAMYLRPDMKYLIVFELLADGSGWFEKYWVDLNPIAGEMNGPVGVMGIVRGEREEESSVLFHVPGKIISHRLCDGSFEVVLDLTRDRIYVEHRLQFQRNDAYQFIETLAPV from the coding sequence ATGAACGCCAAAAGGCCAAAGTCTCCAAGATCGGTGGAAATAATCTCCGGCAACGATGATTTGTTGCTGGAAATAATCCTACTCCTCCCACCAAAAACCCTTGTCAGATTCCAATCAGTAAGCAGACACTGGCAGTCTCTCATCTTCGCCGCGTCTTTCGGTCGTCAACATACCCGCCTCCACCACTGTCGCCGCCCCAAGCCTCAACCGTCTTTCCTCCTCCGCAACGTCCTCCGGTTTTTCTACTTCAACCCCAGAAGCAAGCATTTCTTCCCGTTCAATTTCACCTCTCCCCACACGAGAATCCTCCAATCCAGTAACGGGTTGTTGTTGGTGGAATCAAGAAACTCGCCCTACGGCCGGAGAGATTACTTGGTGTGCAATCCCACCACGAGGCAAGCGAGAAAGCTGTCGATCGATCACGGGAGCGAGAAGCGGAAGAAGGCGGTTATTTTCGGGCTTTGTTTGGCTTTTGATCCTTCAAAATCACCCTATTACAACGTTGTTTGCTTGAAGGGTGCGCAGAGTTCTACCTCAAATTACAGAGTTGAAGTTTACAATTCCGAGTCCCAAACATGGAAGGTTGTCGGGGAGAATTCGATCGCCGTCAGCGTGAAACTCTGCAACGGGATTTACTGGAATGAAGGAATATACTGGATCCGACCCACTTCAAGATCTTTGTATTTGGATCTCCGAAACGGAAACCTCGGAAACCCGCCTGGAATCCGGACTCCCTGGAGAAAAGCTGGAGAAATCAACAAGAATTACATCATGGAATCGAACGGACATTTCCATTGCCTGGCCATGTATTTGCGGCCCgatatgaaatatttgataGTGTTCGAGTTGCTGGCAGATGGGTCGGGTTGGTTCGAGAAGTACTGGGTGGATTTGAACCCGATTGCAGGGGAGATGAATGGGCCGGTTGGGGTGATGGGGATTGTAAGAGGGGAGAGGGAAGAAGAGTCGTCGGTTTTATTTCATGTGCCGGGGAAAATAATCAGTCATAGGCTTTGTGACGGTAGTTTTGAGGTTGTATTGGACTTGACAAGAGATAGGATTTACGTAGAGCATAGGTTGCAGTTTCAACGTAACGATGCTTATCAGTTCATCGAGACTTTGGCTCCTGTTTGA